The proteins below come from a single Alosa sapidissima isolate fAloSap1 chromosome 23, fAloSap1.pri, whole genome shotgun sequence genomic window:
- the spp2 gene encoding secreted phosphoprotein 24, translated as MKVAAVSLVLILSLGASAFPLLQWDLAPQADKAIQMSLDQVNAQYGRDRLFRLTKGSVKKVVPLGMNTHDLMMNFAVRETDCLKISGADPLNCNFRRGFFVAEASCYSRVRVSAESSKLVGLRCSQADSSSSSSESSEEMMMERTWVYNPFAPREPVNPPVVDLPTAAPSRRQADMSRERAPTRGDNFNNHLFQ; from the exons ATGAAAGTGGCGGCTGTTTCACTGGTGCTGATCCTGAGTCTGGGGGCCTCAG CCTTCCCACTACTGCAGTGGGACTTGGCCCCGCAGGCTGATAAGGCCATCCAGATGTCTCTGGACCAGGTCAACGCTCAGTATGGGAGAGATCGTCTCTTCAGGCTGACCAAAGGCTCTGTCAAGAAG gTGGTTCCTTTGGGGATGAACACACATGACCTGATGATGAATTTTGCCGTGAGGGAGACGGACTGTCTGAAGATCTCTGGGGCGGATCCTCTGAACTGCAATTTCCGTCGAGGCTTCTTTGTG GCGGAAGCATCCTGCTACTCccgcgtgcgtgtgtctgctgaGAGTTCTAAGCTCGTTGGCCTCAGGTGCAGCCAAGCGGACAGCTCCAGCTCTAGCTCTGAATCCAGTGAAGAG ATGATGATGGAGAGAACCTGGGTCTACAACCCGTTTGCTCCAAGAG AGCCTGTGAACCCTCCGGTTGTTGACCTTCCCACTGCTGCGCCATCCCGCAGACAGGCCGATATGTCCAGAGAGAGGGCTCCCACTCGAGGGGACAACTTCAACAACCACCTGTTTCAGTAG
- the alg11 gene encoding GDP-Man:Man(3)GlcNAc(2)-PP-Dol alpha-1,2-mannosyltransferase isoform X1 produces MSGHDHLTLCLCDLIRLLWSLVLPCVYLCVVLTSGLFLLILGVRAWLQMNRKARRARDPAPAVAFFHPYCNAGGGGERVLWCALRALQNRYPDVQFVVYTGDQGVTGEQILAGARRRFNIALPRPVQFVFLRHRQLVEASLYPHFTLLGQSVGSIFLGWEALYEFTPDLYIDSMGYAFTLPIFRYLGGCRVGSYVHYPTISTDMLSVVRERNPRFNNADYISSNPLLSAIKVIYYCAFALLYGLAGSCSDVVMVNSTWTLGHILALWRAPNRTSVVYPPCDVQSFLGAPLEDEQEDGKEGAEDRKCHSVVSVGQFRPEKDHRLQIRAFRKLLERRAGKPGGREAVKLVLVGGCRNQDDEERVLMLRGLCQELGVADRVDFKLNIPFEDLKKELTEATVGLHTMWNEHFGIGVVECMAAGTVILAHKSGGPKLDIVVPYEGGQTGFLADDEDGYADAMERILSLTAAERMEIRRRARQSVARFSDQEFQASFLAAMEPLMGTLERFGCWY; encoded by the exons GTTACTATGGTCGTTGGTGCTGCCATGCGTGTACCTGTGCGTGGTGTTAACGAGTGGGCTCTTCCTGCTCATCCTGGGGGTGCGAGCATGGCTTCAGATGAACCGGAAGGCCAGGCGGGCTCGTGACCCGGCTCCCGCCGTGGCTTTCTTTCACCCTTACTGTAAcgctggaggtggaggggagagggtCCTGTGGTGTGCCCTCAGAGCACTACAGAACCG GTATCCTGATGTGCAGTTTGTGGTTTACACTGGAGACCAGGGCGTGACTGGAGAGCAGATCTTGGCCGGCGCTCGGCGGCGTTTCAACATCGCCCTGCCGCGGCCTGTCCAGTTTGTGTTCCTGCGGCACCGTCAGCTGGTGGAGGCCAGCCTGTACCCCCACTTCACTCTGCTGGGTCAGAGCGTGGGCTCCATCTTCCTGGGCTGGGAGGCGCTCTACGAGTTCACGCCGGACCTCTACATCGACTCCATGGGCTACGCCTTCACCCTGCCCATCTTCCGCTACCTGGGCGGCTGTCGGGTGGGCAGCTATGTCCACTACCCCACTATCAGCACAGATATGCTGTCCGTAGTGCGGGAGAGGAACCCTCG CTTCAACAATGCGGATTATATCAGCAGCAACCCGCTGCTGAGCGCCATCAAGGTGATCTACTACTGCGCCTTCGCTCTGCTGTACGGCCTGGCCGGCTCCTGTAGTGACGTGGTCATGGTCAACTCCACCTGGACGCTCGGCCACATCCTGGCGCTGTGGCGGGCGCCAAACCGCACCAGCGTGGTCTACCCGCCCTGCGACGTCCAGTCCTTCCTCGGCGCTCCGCTGGAGGACGAGCAGGAGGATGGTAAAGAGGGAGCCGAAGACCGCAAGTGTCACTCCGTCGTGTCGGTGGGGCAGTTCCGGCCCGAGAAGGACCACCGGCTCCAGATCCGGGCGTTTCGGAAGCTCCTGGAGCGCCGAGCGGGGAAGCCAGGGGGGCGGGAGGCGGTGAAGCTGGTGCTGGTGGGGGGATGCCGTAACCAGGACGACGAGGAGCGGGTGCTGATGCTGCGGGGTCTCTGCCAGGAGCTGGGCGTGGCCGACAGGGTGGACTTCAAACTCAACATTCCCTTCGAAGACCTGAAGAAAGAGCTCACCGAGGCGACAGTCGGCCTGCACACCATGTGGAACGAACACTTTGGCATCG GTGTGGTGGAGTGCATGGCTGCAGGAACGGTCATTCTGGCCCACAAGTCTGGCGGCCCGAAGCTGGACATCGTGGTCCCGTACGAGGGCGGGCAGACGGGATTCCTGGCGGACGACGAGGACGGCTACGCCGACGCCATGGAGCGGATCCTCTCTCTGACCGCGGCGGAGCGCATGGAGATTCGCCGCCGAGCCCGCCAGTCCGTCGCCCGCTTCTCCGATCAGGAGTTCCAGGCGTCCTTCCTGGCGGCCATGGAACCGCTGATGGGCACGCTGGAGCG GTTTGGATGCTGGTACTGA
- the alg11 gene encoding GDP-Man:Man(3)GlcNAc(2)-PP-Dol alpha-1,2-mannosyltransferase isoform X2, whose translation MSGHDHLTLCLCDLIRLLWSLVLPCVYLCVVLTSGLFLLILGVRAWLQMNRKARRARDPAPAVAFFHPYCNAGGGGERVLWCALRALQNRYPDVQFVVYTGDQGVTGEQILAGARRRFNIALPRPVQFVFLRHRQLVEASLYPHFTLLGQSVGSIFLGWEALYEFTPDLYIDSMGYAFTLPIFRYLGGCRVGSYVHYPTISTDMLSVVRERNPRFNNADYISSNPLLSAIKVIYYCAFALLYGLAGSCSDVVMVNSTWTLGHILALWRAPNRTSVVYPPCDVQSFLGAPLEDEQEDGKEGAEDRKCHSVVSVGQFRPEKDHRLQIRAFRKLLERRAGKPGGREAVKLVLVGGCRNQDDEERVLMLRGLCQELGVADRVDFKLNIPFEDLKKELTEATVGLHTMWNEHFGIGVVECMAAGTVILAHKSGGPKLDIVVPYEGGQTGFLADDEDGYADAMERILSLTAAERMEIRRRARQSVARFSDQEFQASFLAAMEPLMGTLER comes from the exons GTTACTATGGTCGTTGGTGCTGCCATGCGTGTACCTGTGCGTGGTGTTAACGAGTGGGCTCTTCCTGCTCATCCTGGGGGTGCGAGCATGGCTTCAGATGAACCGGAAGGCCAGGCGGGCTCGTGACCCGGCTCCCGCCGTGGCTTTCTTTCACCCTTACTGTAAcgctggaggtggaggggagagggtCCTGTGGTGTGCCCTCAGAGCACTACAGAACCG GTATCCTGATGTGCAGTTTGTGGTTTACACTGGAGACCAGGGCGTGACTGGAGAGCAGATCTTGGCCGGCGCTCGGCGGCGTTTCAACATCGCCCTGCCGCGGCCTGTCCAGTTTGTGTTCCTGCGGCACCGTCAGCTGGTGGAGGCCAGCCTGTACCCCCACTTCACTCTGCTGGGTCAGAGCGTGGGCTCCATCTTCCTGGGCTGGGAGGCGCTCTACGAGTTCACGCCGGACCTCTACATCGACTCCATGGGCTACGCCTTCACCCTGCCCATCTTCCGCTACCTGGGCGGCTGTCGGGTGGGCAGCTATGTCCACTACCCCACTATCAGCACAGATATGCTGTCCGTAGTGCGGGAGAGGAACCCTCG CTTCAACAATGCGGATTATATCAGCAGCAACCCGCTGCTGAGCGCCATCAAGGTGATCTACTACTGCGCCTTCGCTCTGCTGTACGGCCTGGCCGGCTCCTGTAGTGACGTGGTCATGGTCAACTCCACCTGGACGCTCGGCCACATCCTGGCGCTGTGGCGGGCGCCAAACCGCACCAGCGTGGTCTACCCGCCCTGCGACGTCCAGTCCTTCCTCGGCGCTCCGCTGGAGGACGAGCAGGAGGATGGTAAAGAGGGAGCCGAAGACCGCAAGTGTCACTCCGTCGTGTCGGTGGGGCAGTTCCGGCCCGAGAAGGACCACCGGCTCCAGATCCGGGCGTTTCGGAAGCTCCTGGAGCGCCGAGCGGGGAAGCCAGGGGGGCGGGAGGCGGTGAAGCTGGTGCTGGTGGGGGGATGCCGTAACCAGGACGACGAGGAGCGGGTGCTGATGCTGCGGGGTCTCTGCCAGGAGCTGGGCGTGGCCGACAGGGTGGACTTCAAACTCAACATTCCCTTCGAAGACCTGAAGAAAGAGCTCACCGAGGCGACAGTCGGCCTGCACACCATGTGGAACGAACACTTTGGCATCG GTGTGGTGGAGTGCATGGCTGCAGGAACGGTCATTCTGGCCCACAAGTCTGGCGGCCCGAAGCTGGACATCGTGGTCCCGTACGAGGGCGGGCAGACGGGATTCCTGGCGGACGACGAGGACGGCTACGCCGACGCCATGGAGCGGATCCTCTCTCTGACCGCGGCGGAGCGCATGGAGATTCGCCGCCGAGCCCGCCAGTCCGTCGCCCGCTTCTCCGATCAGGAGTTCCAGGCGTCCTTCCTGGCGGCCATGGAACCGCTGATGGGCACGCTGGAGCGGTGA